One window from the genome of Haladaptatus paucihalophilus DX253 encodes:
- a CDS encoding DUF192 domain-containing protein: MRVVHESDGRSETLANDVETADSFLSQAKGLMFRRSIPDDYALAFRFDDVDARDVHMVFVPFPLDGVWAVDGEVQRVKRLSAWTGLGKAEADTLFELPAGSASDVSVGDTVRLVE, encoded by the coding sequence GTGCGCGTCGTACACGAATCGGACGGACGGTCGGAGACGCTAGCGAACGATGTCGAGACGGCGGATTCGTTTCTCTCGCAAGCGAAGGGACTGATGTTTCGCCGGTCGATTCCCGACGATTACGCCCTCGCGTTCCGATTCGACGACGTGGACGCCCGCGACGTCCACATGGTGTTCGTCCCGTTTCCGCTCGACGGGGTGTGGGCGGTGGACGGCGAAGTCCAGCGGGTGAAACGGCTGTCCGCGTGGACCGGATTGGGAAAAGCGGAAGCGGACACGCTGTTCGAACTGCCCGCCGGAAGCGCATCGGACGTCTCGGTGGGCGATACGGTTCGGCTGGTCGAATAG
- a CDS encoding DUF7097 family protein: MEKTPTGTAVGVDDPYEHVGLCDHLTDEGNCRYAFDHPQHDPAFARERREEDFACPVADPDGDWSWRDCPHFRCRNHDRQCVRCGLEERRMAHSNERPLLEEHHLSYAGGGETLSHEITVYLCRWCHAKVHNSWARIDDDVNPDPEAMAEAEGRRSTERAETAFETAAERYDREK; this comes from the coding sequence ATGGAGAAGACACCGACGGGCACCGCCGTCGGCGTGGACGACCCGTACGAGCACGTCGGCCTCTGCGACCACCTCACCGACGAGGGGAACTGCCGCTACGCCTTCGACCATCCGCAACACGACCCGGCGTTCGCCCGCGAGCGCCGCGAAGAGGACTTCGCCTGCCCGGTCGCCGACCCCGACGGCGACTGGTCGTGGCGCGACTGCCCGCACTTCCGCTGTCGAAATCACGACCGCCAGTGCGTCCGCTGCGGCCTCGAAGAGCGGCGGATGGCCCACTCGAACGAGCGCCCGCTCCTCGAAGAACACCACCTCTCCTACGCCGGGGGCGGCGAGACGCTCTCGCACGAAATCACGGTGTACCTCTGTCGCTGGTGTCACGCGAAGGTCCACAACTCGTGGGCGCGAATCGACGACGACGTGAACCCCGACCCGGAGGCGATGGCGGAAGCGGAAGGGCGGCGGAGCACGGAGCGGGCCGAAACCGCCTTCGAAACCGCGGCGGAGCGATACGACCGCGAGAAGTGA
- a CDS encoding cation:proton antiporter has product MASLEIFLVIGVSLLLSLVLSEAIERLGEPGFLGEILAGVVLGPSVAVLIASTAENSPFILIATIGGLLLFFDVGYQQIDLSDLLAAFRPVLIIGLSGVILPFVVGYIIGSYFGQGLESSLYLGLILSVTSVSIVVRTLLSLDKLDTQYGRWILGASVVDDVVGLLGISILPLFFVSGGLMGTASALGLAALFFVAAAIFYRFLLDPVSDLLSKSQVGMADFIGILGLLFIFGYASDAVDLSYFIGALTIGLVISTNKRLEGKKLQSNVYGIAYGVFIPLYFVAIGARMNLGALTVNTFIVVFAVFGLLSNFVAGYAGNIIAGGRREHSLILGFALLPRSESGIAIVSLGVAQGIVGNQIFVAYLVVFVVSVLLTPSLLKRAVERAERKKAKKAKKKDEGTDAGSSGTSKSTDAGG; this is encoded by the coding sequence ATGGCGTCGCTCGAAATCTTCCTCGTCATCGGAGTGAGCCTGTTGCTCTCGCTCGTCCTGAGCGAAGCCATCGAACGACTCGGCGAACCGGGGTTTCTCGGCGAAATCCTCGCGGGCGTCGTCCTCGGTCCATCCGTCGCCGTGCTCATCGCCAGTACGGCCGAGAACAGTCCGTTCATCCTCATCGCCACCATCGGCGGCCTGTTGCTCTTCTTCGACGTCGGCTACCAGCAGATAGATTTGAGCGATCTGCTCGCCGCGTTTCGCCCGGTGTTGATAATCGGGCTATCGGGCGTCATCCTCCCGTTCGTCGTCGGATACATCATCGGGAGCTACTTCGGACAGGGGTTGGAATCGAGCCTCTACCTCGGTCTCATTCTCTCCGTCACGTCCGTTTCCATCGTCGTCAGGACCCTCCTCTCGCTCGACAAACTCGACACGCAGTACGGGCGCTGGATTCTCGGCGCGTCGGTGGTGGACGACGTGGTTGGCCTGCTCGGCATCTCCATCCTCCCCCTGTTCTTCGTCAGTGGCGGCCTGATGGGGACCGCCTCCGCTCTCGGATTGGCCGCGCTCTTCTTCGTCGCCGCGGCGATTTTCTACCGATTCCTCCTCGACCCGGTGTCAGACCTGCTGTCGAAATCCCAAGTCGGCATGGCGGATTTCATCGGCATCCTCGGACTGCTGTTCATCTTCGGCTACGCCTCCGACGCGGTGGACCTCTCGTACTTCATCGGCGCGCTGACCATCGGACTCGTCATCTCGACGAACAAGCGACTGGAGGGAAAGAAACTCCAGTCGAACGTGTACGGCATCGCCTACGGCGTGTTCATCCCGCTCTACTTCGTCGCCATCGGAGCCAGGATGAACCTCGGCGCGCTGACGGTCAACACCTTCATCGTCGTCTTCGCCGTCTTCGGCCTCCTCTCGAACTTCGTGGCTGGCTACGCCGGAAACATCATCGCCGGAGGGCGTCGGGAACACTCGCTCATTCTGGGCTTCGCCCTCCTTCCCCGCTCCGAATCGGGAATCGCCATCGTCTCGCTCGGCGTCGCGCAGGGTATCGTCGGCAACCAAATCTTCGTGGCTTATCTGGTCGTCTTCGTCGTCTCGGTGTTGTTGACACCCTCGCTTTTGAAGCGGGCGGTCGAACGGGCCGAGCGGAAAAAGGCGAAGAAGGCGAAAAAGAAGGATGAAGGAACGGACGCGGGGAGTTCGGGAACGTCGAAATCGACGGACGCGGGCGGATAG